One part of the Flavobacterium johnsoniae UW101 genome encodes these proteins:
- a CDS encoding cytochrome-c peroxidase, which translates to MLKIKYFLWLIIPLLWSCSNNEDEEYVNVPLEFKVPSNFPALAYNIELNPPTEKGFELGKKLFYDGRLASDGVVSCGFCHIQANAFTHHGHTVSHGVNDAQGTRNTPSIQNLAYQNIFMYDGAADHLDLQPIIPLTSIIEMNGDLNAILKMMKADKEYQKLFSQAFDDGAITTENMLKALSQFMVMVVSSNSKFDKYRRNEAGGTFTSEEQAGYDLFKSKCASCHATDLQTDNSFRNNGLAVNPAVNDVGRYKVTELASDYYKFKVPSLRNVEVSGPYMHDGRFGTLEGVLDHYASGIEDSPTLDPILKQNGKFGIPLSATEKQQIIAFLKTLTDTQYLTDKRFAEY; encoded by the coding sequence ATGTTGAAAATAAAATATTTTCTATGGCTGATTATTCCGTTGTTATGGAGCTGTTCTAATAATGAGGATGAAGAATATGTAAATGTACCTTTAGAATTTAAAGTACCATCTAACTTTCCTGCTCTGGCTTATAACATCGAACTAAATCCACCTACAGAAAAAGGATTCGAATTAGGAAAAAAATTATTCTATGACGGTCGTTTAGCTTCAGACGGAGTTGTTTCTTGTGGTTTCTGCCATATACAAGCCAATGCTTTTACGCATCACGGACACACCGTAAGCCACGGAGTAAACGACGCACAAGGAACAAGAAATACGCCGTCAATTCAAAATTTAGCGTACCAAAACATTTTTATGTACGATGGCGCAGCAGATCATTTAGATTTACAGCCAATTATTCCGCTTACAAGTATTATTGAGATGAATGGCGATTTAAATGCCATTTTAAAAATGATGAAAGCTGATAAAGAATATCAAAAATTGTTTAGTCAGGCTTTTGACGATGGCGCAATCACAACCGAAAATATGCTGAAAGCCCTTTCGCAGTTTATGGTTATGGTTGTTTCATCAAATTCAAAATTTGACAAATACAGAAGAAACGAAGCCGGCGGTACTTTTACAAGTGAAGAACAGGCAGGATACGATTTATTTAAATCAAAATGCGCTTCGTGTCATGCTACTGATTTACAAACCGACAATTCATTTAGGAATAATGGTTTAGCAGTAAATCCGGCTGTTAATGATGTAGGAAGATATAAAGTTACAGAGCTTGCATCTGACTATTATAAATTTAAAGTGCCAAGTTTACGAAATGTAGAAGTTTCGGGTCCGTATATGCACGACGGAAGATTTGGAACTCTCGAAGGTGTTCTGGATCATTATGCCAGCGGTATTGAGGATTCTCCAACATTAGACCCTATTTTAAAACAAAATGGAAAATTTGGAATCCCGCTTTCTGCAACTGAAAAACAGCAGATAATTGCTTTTTTGAAAACACTGACTGATACGCAGTATTTGACAGATAAACGTTTCGCTGAATATTAG
- a CDS encoding transporter family protein, whose product MKKLIVTCFLLAGFSVFSFTEKDSISAFTFHRLEMMEDFDCDACGCSASGGSMGFSSMLNNNFVGLRYFKQSYTSRDGIFANSPWIDENFNTIQAWARIPITEKIQISALVPYHFHERELTAGTQSIEGLGDITIMGLYTVYETKKDSTVFTHKLNVGGGVKIPTGKFKEINNLGTINQSFQLGTGSWDFPLVTEYVIKHKNLGLNTTVNYILKTENTKNYQYGDQFNYAGTFFYLFNANDFQIVPQAGLAGEVYQTNKQYNLDLPNTAGDILFGKFGIEAGKDRFSIGINAMLPIQQNLSNGNMEANYRWSINLNYTL is encoded by the coding sequence ATGAAAAAATTAATCGTAACATGTTTTCTTTTGGCTGGCTTTTCAGTCTTTAGTTTTACTGAAAAAGACAGTATTTCTGCTTTCACTTTTCATCGTTTAGAAATGATGGAAGATTTTGACTGTGATGCCTGCGGATGTTCTGCAAGCGGCGGAAGTATGGGTTTCAGTTCTATGCTAAACAACAACTTTGTAGGTTTAAGATACTTCAAACAAAGCTACACAAGCCGTGACGGAATTTTTGCTAATTCTCCGTGGATAGATGAAAACTTTAATACCATTCAGGCCTGGGCAAGAATTCCAATTACTGAGAAAATTCAGATTTCGGCTTTGGTTCCGTATCATTTTCATGAAAGAGAATTAACTGCCGGAACGCAAAGTATTGAAGGATTAGGAGACATTACAATTATGGGACTTTATACGGTTTATGAAACTAAAAAAGACAGCACCGTTTTTACTCATAAATTAAATGTTGGCGGGGGAGTTAAAATACCAACCGGAAAATTCAAAGAAATTAACAACCTGGGAACTATAAACCAGAGTTTTCAATTAGGAACCGGAAGCTGGGATTTTCCTTTAGTAACAGAATATGTTATTAAACATAAAAATCTTGGTTTAAATACAACCGTAAATTATATCTTAAAAACAGAAAACACTAAAAATTACCAATACGGCGATCAGTTTAATTATGCCGGTACTTTCTTTTATTTGTTTAATGCAAATGATTTCCAGATTGTGCCGCAGGCAGGTCTTGCAGGAGAAGTCTATCAGACTAATAAACAGTACAATTTAGATTTACCCAATACTGCCGGAGATATTTTGTTTGGAAAATTTGGCATCGAAGCAGGTAAAGACCGTTTTTCTATTGGTATAAATGCAATGCTTCCTATTCAGCAGAATCTTTCAAATGGCAATATGGAAGCCAATTACAGATGGAGCATTAATTTGAATTATACTTTGTAG
- a CDS encoding TrmH family RNA methyltransferase yields the protein MIDLDYLAFLEDILTDNRKEKFLKVLENRTKHFTIAVEDVYQMHNTSAVMRSCEVFGIQELNIIEQRFGKRIDKEIALGAQKWVDINRFDTVDGCISSLRDKGYQIIATTPHENDCLIQDFDISKPSALFFGTEKDGLSPEILEKADGFLKIPMVGFTESLNISVSAAIIIQNLTNRLRNSDIKWKLSDEEILQKRLDWAKNSIRDIKRIEARYYQDNPR from the coding sequence ATGATTGATTTAGATTACCTGGCATTTCTTGAAGATATATTAACAGATAACCGAAAAGAGAAATTTCTAAAAGTATTAGAAAATCGTACGAAGCATTTTACCATTGCTGTCGAAGATGTTTACCAAATGCATAACACGAGTGCTGTAATGCGCAGTTGTGAAGTTTTTGGAATTCAGGAACTTAATATTATCGAACAGCGTTTTGGAAAAAGGATCGATAAAGAAATCGCTTTGGGTGCTCAAAAATGGGTTGACATAAACCGATTTGATACTGTCGACGGCTGTATTTCGTCTTTAAGAGATAAAGGATATCAAATTATTGCGACAACGCCGCACGAAAATGACTGCTTGATTCAGGATTTTGATATTTCAAAACCAAGTGCCTTATTTTTTGGAACTGAAAAAGATGGTCTTTCGCCGGAAATTCTTGAAAAAGCAGATGGTTTTCTTAAAATTCCAATGGTAGGGTTTACAGAGAGTTTGAACATTTCTGTTTCGGCTGCAATTATCATCCAAAACTTAACCAACAGATTACGAAATTCAGATATCAAATGGAAACTGTCTGATGAAGAAATACTGCAAAAACGTCTTGACTGGGCTAAAAATTCAATTAGAGATATTAAGAGAATCGAAGCACGTTATTATCAGGATAACCCAAGATAA